Proteins encoded in a region of the Neoarius graeffei isolate fNeoGra1 chromosome 3, fNeoGra1.pri, whole genome shotgun sequence genome:
- the si:dkey-85n7.8 gene encoding COX8 domain-containing protein: MLVALSRTSRTMQLRKLHWSRVILQNRSGSIYSKPPKTKIGPGQSFFIMSVFAVALLLPAGWILHHLPEYRQRRPAPPP; encoded by the exons ATGTTGGTGGCTCTGAGCAGAACCAGCAGAACCATGCAGCTCAGGAAGCTCCACTGGTCCAGGGTCATCCTGCAGAATCGCAGCGGCAGCATTTACAGCAAGCCGCCCAAGACCAAGATCGGACCTGGG CAAAGTTTCTTTATCATGTCCGTGTTCGCTGTGGCTCTCCTGCTCCCTGCGGGATGGATCCTGCACCACCTCCCTGAGTACCGACAGCGGCGTCCTGCTCCGCCCCCCTGA